The Periplaneta americana isolate PAMFEO1 chromosome 16, P.americana_PAMFEO1_priV1, whole genome shotgun sequence genome segment gtgtcatttatatttgttactgttgctccaagatatttgaattttgccatcttttcatatgataaatttccaacttttgtatttgcatttcgtattatgttctggtcacgagatatgatcatatactttgtcttttcggttcgggatttacttccaaacctatcacttacttgcttcaagtaaaattcccgtgttttccgtaatagtttgtggattttctcctgttTACTGGTAACttattatttgtgtaaaaaaaatgttcCCCTCTTAAGCAACCACCTCTCTGAAAGACCAATTTTACAAAGGAAATATCAGTGATCATTTAATAACAGATTTCGCTGTATTTGTAAAGTTATATCATATCttagtttcatttcattatgaaataaagCAACACAGATCAGACGTCAGTCCTGTGAGTGATGCGATAGAAGATTCAGAAGTTTAATGAAAATGATTTTGTTTTGTTCCTGTTACAGGTCATCTCTGAAAGTTAAAAAGGAAAATGCTACCTGATGACTGGATTAAACATTTAGCTTATTCAGTTGATGAGTCATGTTGTCACCATATTGTGAAGCAGAACTCCAAGACTGTACATCTTTAGAAGAAGAATGTTTGGATGACATCAAGCCAGATCTGATAAGCCTGACATTGTCAGATTCATTTTCTAGTCATTTGAGTCATTTAAATTCCGATGTAAGCAGTCGAAGTTTTCATAGTTCTCCAAGAACAGTATGGGATAATAACCCTAGCAAACCAAAAAATTATGAAGATGAACTGGTGCAATCTGGTCAAACGTCAATTTTTTCTAGTCCAAGAGTTACAGAGGCGTCTGAAATActgaacaatgaaaatgaaacgcGAATTTCAACTCCAGAGAAACTCTTGATTTGTCAACAAGGTACTCTAAGCAATCCAACTACTACTGAACGAGAAAACACGATTTTTCCAAGAAGGAATTTGTCATTGTCTTTACATGATGTATCTTCATTACCAGATTTCCCACTGAAGTCTAAGTTACGTGATTTGTCTACAGATACAATTCAGAGTCATTCTGTGATAACAGTTTCTTCAGGCCTAAAATCAAAGGATTCAGGGTTACCTAGATCAGTAAGCTGTTTAAGCTTGTCTAGTAGTGGCAGAAGTTTTGAACATGTCCAGAGTAAAGTCAAGGAATACATTAGACAAATCAAGGAAACAGATGACAGGAGAAAATCGCTCAAATTAAATAGTATAGACTGTAAGGACAGGCCTGCAAGTGATCAAAGTTACATATACGATGAAAATGATTCCACTGTATCAGAAACAACATTGGCAACAGTGATAAAAGATCTGCGTTATGAACTTCAAGACAGAGAAATAGTACTTACAAAACTGCAAGAAGATTATAGTAAATTGTTGGTGAAATATGCAGATGCTGAAAATAGAATTGATGAGTTGAGATTTAAAGTGATTGATCCTTCCTTGAAGCTCAAAAATCTGGACCAGAAGAGAGATGATCATTGTTGGCACTGTGGAGGTGAAAGCATTTTTGGTGACACAGACAAATGCAAATACACATGCAAAGAAACATATCAAGAAGCAAGACCTGCAAAATTGTCCCTTGGTTCGAAAGATTCACTTATGATTACTAGGAAAAATGATATAATACATAAAGAAGGTGAAAAGGAAAGCTTATCAGTAAGTGAAAATCTTAAAGTAAATTTATCTTTGAACCCGTTAATAAAACCTTATAGCACTTCTTTGAGATTAAAGAAAGATGAGCCTTTGCTTCAGGATTCTAGAGCCAAAATCTTTGAGAAGACGTCAGTACTTAAATTGTCACCAAATACCACCTTAGAGAATGGAAGTGTGTGTTCGGAAAGATTGAGTGATTTTTACATTACACAATCAGATGGCAAGAGTTTAGATGGCTGCTTTAGTGTCACAAATTCTTATAAAGGAAATGTACATAATTCTGTAGTTGAAAATAGGTCTAGTGATGGTATTGGAAGAACTCGCAAGAATGATTGTAGATTACAATCCTCAGAACACGAAGATTGTGACAAATTGCCTTCAGTGTCTCATATTCCTATTCCTGTGCGCAAGGACTGCAATGCGACATCGGGAATTTCCTGCAAGGAGAGCGATTCCAATGAGTGCCATATGTCTGTTGAAAAGGTAAGGTACTGATAATAAGTACtgattggcgaaaacgtttgtttttaaatctgtgtaaatgttattataacatgttttattgtgttttatgttaagtattgactgaatagaactcatttttaaattaacattgaacttaacggaaccaatatgcctttgaaaaaaAGTCAGAAGGGCTAAAGATTAGGATAAATAAAAAACTGTCAGTAGCAGAAGTAACAGTTATTCTCggattcttaattttttattcagtAGTGTGTAAACACATTCAACAAGAAtgaatacagggtgtcccatttatcttgctcacctaaaataaatttatttttagatgccaagtgaacaatttattgttacagtgaaacctcttcaagacggaagtgacatggtcctaattttttttccgttttgggcaggtttccgtgttatgcaggtgtgaagttaaaatggaatattttatcatttgcataaattaaaaacataatggcATGCCacaaattgtaggaattacaaaatattcagtttaacactactgacattaaatcagcttcctgtcacttatttaattggtgaatgatcttgatgaaaatctcatttcgtgtataaattgtatcgtaactcaTTAAACACTacaaagtttattaattacactaaatttaatatctaacactagaCCTacatataatactgtactgtatatcacagcacattatttaattggactaggagcctagaagccttgaattctggattatctaatttatttgccagttcaagggttttctttgcagaataggtccagaaatttgcatgatctatgaaagggcaagaacaatccactcccacaacagttcatttatttctatgtaatcagttgttttctgtttccttttatgtcaccattattgaccgcaagccactcactcatgatacggcctttatttttgaaagtgttaagttacacctgagttttccattcataaatttcaacattattttccatactcttcgtttctcattttcctcgataacttttacttcatcaattaatgatagtgcaacatttttacgcaactttttttttatcacgaaatcgctaatacacttgcgttctacccagctatgacagtatacaggagtgaagcattgaacatctttgaagggactcgtctgcctagtcaatagggtaataagATTTATGACcatcaggccaacacaccctcgcactctcaaaaattttacaaagaaaccttgtttttattttagtgacctactagtatttcgtacattccttgagagcacatactgtttcaaaatatagtttacattaaagtagtgtgtccaaaatattatttccgttttgaacagtagcagacagtttttgtttccgcatgggacagtttccgttttattcaggaaaaattacacataatacatatgaatttcgccaggaccaataaattgttccaaaatagacaggattccggattattcaggttccgatttgaacaggtttcactgtacaaacAAAACTGTTAAGTATAATGGCGAAttaatgctatgaatatatatagTATCTTTCTTGTAACTTTGTTCATTAAGAGGAGAGACTaacgaaaaatattaaaattttaggaTTTTCCCTCCACCCTACTTAAAAACACCATTACTGTGTGTACTTTCATCCTGCCAAAGGAATTTATTCAGTTCTGCTTCtaagtttgtttaaaaaaaaattataatatctcTTTAGGCAGTTGAATGAATGTAgtacatttatattttcatttgtccgtcactgtggagtaacagttagtctgcctgatcgtgaaacgagtgggcccgggttaaaatcctggttgggacaagttatttggttgaggttattccaggattttcccttcaacccattaagaataaatgctgggtaactttcggtgctgaactctGGATTCATTTCCCCATTATTAttgctttcatttcattcagatgctagataaccatagcagttgataaagtatcgtaaaataaccaatttaaaaatagtaatatgcgttacaagagtggtatgttgaagttttcatgttcgaggaaaagtttgaaaaaccgaaacgtagttgagcttttttaatttccgagaatttaaagaaaacataccgctcgtgtatcgtacattattttgtgcgaagatcatttattacatacctgaaagaggaatttctaattagttgcaatgaaatctctatcttggtttctgttcaatgatggcaaatttgcaaaacaaaaaatatctatcttcaacattgttgctttaaaatgttttctgtgtttactatactccagcaggccgtgatacacatctgtcttttttttcctccagtccataaatgcgaacttaacacaaacgacttccttaatgttacgtgcatcatgaatgcagtaactttagtggagttgtacagtttacgtaatttttgcaaatatttaaaaacaataattaacagtgcaattaacATTGAGAAATACTGTGTAATTTCATTCTAGGTTGCACGATGGCAAGAATCACTACCTCCTTTGGAGTTGATTGAGCCAAGTTGTTATGGAAGCCTCAACTGTCAAAGCAGTGGCAGTAAAACAACCTCATATAATGCTGCAAAGAAGTTCGTCTCACCTGGTGGACATGATAGTGGTTATCCACGGTCAGAACTTCACAGTTCCTCAATTCGTCCAGAGCTAT includes the following:
- the LOC138716488 gene encoding serine-rich adhesin for platelets-like, translating into MLSPYCEAELQDCTSLEEECLDDIKPDLISLTLSDSFSSHLSHLNSDVSSRSFHSSPRTVWDNNPSKPKNYEDELVQSGQTSIFSSPRVTEASEILNNENETRISTPEKLLICQQGTLSNPTTTERENTIFPRRNLSLSLHDVSSLPDFPLKSKLRDLSTDTIQSHSVITVSSGLKSKDSGLPRSVSCLSLSSSGRSFEHVQSKVKEYIRQIKETDDRRKSLKLNSIDCKDRPASDQSYIYDENDSTVSETTLATVIKDLRYELQDREIVLTKLQEDYSKLLVKYADAENRIDELRFKVIDPSLKLKNLDQKRDDHCWHCGGESIFGDTDKCKYTCKETYQEARPAKLSLGSKDSLMITRKNDIIHKEGEKESLSVSENLKVNLSLNPLIKPYSTSLRLKKDEPLLQDSRAKIFEKTSVLKLSPNTTLENGSVCSERLSDFYITQSDGKSLDGCFSVTNSYKGNVHNSVVENRSSDGIGRTRKNDCRLQSSEHEDCDKLPSVSHIPIPVRKDCNATSGISCKESDSNECHMSVEKVARWQESLPPLELIEPSCYGSLNCQSSGSKTTSYNAAKKFVSPGGHDSGYPRSELHSSSIRPELLKSLPPLIKSRTAALQFNKLSEQNTTSELMGNKHFSAFCDQCVTINGITTKNNCLENQPKLQGVWPDSDAKNSSFAVFENMQTNEHVNGLIFKPVVVMHKPLTIDSCECWKMDEVLSRDCEDSSVSVEASDTNAKKTAQDFHIPPLQLGNLSGGDDVETNNIRSGASSTRSSITNTLSGVGRASIVYLNDSTCDDSLGSSHQDTTEGITYPSSLCASPDSAGNKLFNGINKKKLHSGSISNRDLHRNSDFQSIKEHCDNGLPHLNYPRGNLNDTNIQNDSLQVSATTSTSYKSIKLPRNITDVTETSQKHSNINKTNVHNVTANISVQKNEKSPKEPFSDANDSDVSRKKLLGSALRCLLLELLNNENCHNNNCICRKTNSFSCGCVSGNPAAVMAANETLIRDKNTELESTPVGNEKRASSQVDAPGYLFSGLNGSETEEKATSCGVDLDNNIPDTQSTEQLSRVRDVNSVLPECSTEEEKYSLMKCLDEMDRCAQQLKERSETILNVLAVKLKPSSSTKPRS